A genomic stretch from Neosynechococcus sphagnicola sy1 includes:
- a CDS encoding flavin monoamine oxidase family protein, whose protein sequence is MGQTLIIGAGAAGLAAGSTLEAAGQAVTLLEARNRLGGRVWTDRSFSNFPIENGAEFIHGDRALTWQWVRELGAETIPVPKFSSYAYEQDGTLYRYEDVITWPDLPRVFGLEDQELATIDPLAADRSLQTWLSQLGLTPQAQRIGAHLLANLYLAAPEHLGVADWAHEMRVHHAGTGNFRLRDGYDHVLHHLAQGLTIHQQTAVQSVRWDVTPLEIRAIAQGQPVLYTADQVVITVPLALLQQQTIDFTPALPTAKQQAIQALRMGPAVKLQLAFRECFWEPEVSLYMGLGTVPVWWSPSYQRPDAHPVLTAFVGGARALALNAVSEAEALQLAVADLCRLFGSDRPRQDLVKGRRISWIDDPWTRGGL, encoded by the coding sequence ATGGGACAAACGCTGATTATTGGGGCGGGGGCAGCGGGACTGGCAGCGGGTTCCACCCTTGAGGCAGCGGGGCAGGCTGTCACCCTTCTAGAAGCCCGGAATCGCCTAGGGGGGCGGGTGTGGACCGATCGCAGCTTCAGTAATTTTCCGATCGAGAATGGTGCTGAATTCATCCACGGCGATCGCGCCCTGACCTGGCAATGGGTGAGGGAACTGGGGGCCGAGACGATTCCAGTGCCCAAGTTCAGCAGCTACGCCTATGAGCAGGACGGCACCCTCTATCGCTATGAAGATGTGATCACCTGGCCCGATCTACCCCGCGTCTTCGGTCTTGAAGATCAGGAACTGGCAACGATTGATCCCCTGGCTGCCGATCGCTCCCTGCAAACCTGGTTGTCCCAATTGGGACTCACCCCCCAAGCCCAACGGATCGGGGCACACCTTTTGGCGAACCTCTATCTGGCGGCTCCGGAGCACTTGGGGGTTGCCGACTGGGCTCACGAAATGCGGGTTCACCATGCCGGCACAGGGAATTTTCGCCTCCGGGACGGCTATGACCACGTTCTGCATCACCTCGCCCAGGGATTAACCATTCATCAGCAGACCGCTGTGCAATCGGTACGCTGGGATGTCACCCCCCTAGAAATTCGGGCGATCGCCCAGGGTCAGCCCGTGCTTTACACTGCCGATCAAGTGGTGATTACGGTTCCCCTGGCTCTGCTGCAACAACAGACTATTGACTTTACCCCAGCCTTACCAACCGCAAAACAACAGGCGATTCAAGCCCTGCGAATGGGGCCAGCGGTGAAATTACAACTGGCATTTCGAGAATGTTTCTGGGAGCCGGAGGTGAGTCTGTATATGGGGTTGGGGACGGTGCCAGTGTGGTGGTCTCCCAGTTACCAGCGCCCCGATGCCCACCCGGTCTTAACGGCGTTTGTGGGGGGAGCTCGCGCCCTAGCCTTAAATGCAGTCTCAGAAGCCGAAGCTTTGCAGCTGGCTGTGGCAGATCTCTGTCGGCTGTTTGGCAGCGATCGCCCGCGTCAAGATCTGGTCAAGGGGCGACGGATTTCCTGGATTGATGACCCTTGGACGCGGGGGGGGTTATAG
- a CDS encoding GvpL/GvpF family gas vesicle protein: protein MYTYAFCHTPTTPLRFPAGFANPVALISQGEIAAVVEPALFPDGLPEEDQQLIQAVVSHDRVLRELFAQIPLLPLRFGTRFGSCEALLSYLDSHRQDYLEKLASVAGKAEYILKLIPQPFAPAPPSAPEVGQGREYFLAKKQRYQTQLAQQQQQIEERQAVIAAIAQFYPDLRAGEVQDQGERFYLLIDLALEPTLDQQLQVWQTLSPHWQLQRSEALPPYHFV, encoded by the coding sequence ATGTATACCTACGCTTTTTGCCACACCCCAACAACGCCCCTCAGGTTCCCCGCAGGCTTTGCTAACCCGGTGGCGTTGATCAGTCAGGGAGAGATCGCGGCGGTGGTAGAACCAGCGCTATTCCCCGATGGCTTGCCCGAGGAAGATCAGCAATTGATCCAGGCGGTCGTCTCCCACGATCGCGTCCTACGGGAATTGTTTGCGCAAATTCCGCTACTACCGCTGCGATTTGGAACTCGTTTTGGTTCCTGTGAGGCGCTGTTGAGCTATCTGGACTCCCATCGGCAGGATTACCTGGAGAAACTCGCCAGCGTTGCTGGGAAAGCAGAATACATCTTGAAGTTGATCCCGCAGCCCTTCGCCCCTGCCCCACCCAGTGCTCCTGAGGTGGGGCAGGGGCGAGAGTATTTTCTAGCTAAAAAACAGCGCTACCAAACCCAACTGGCCCAACAGCAGCAACAGATCGAGGAGCGGCAAGCCGTGATCGCTGCGATCGCCCAATTTTACCCCGATCTAAGAGCCGGGGAAGTTCAGGATCAGGGGGAGCGATTCTATCTTCTGATCGATCTCGCCCTGGAGCCAACCCTAGATCAGCAGCTCCAGGTGTGGCAAACCCTGAGTCCCCATTGGCAGTTACAACGGAGTGAAGCCCTGCCGCCCTATCATTTTGTATGA
- a CDS encoding S8 family serine peptidase, whose protein sequence is MAGSQILKKLAGLGGLMGLAGLPALALTVTDAISPNGIDALRLHQAPYNLLGRKIAIGQVEVGRPGQFGVDKAVSRYRAIAITQVFFRNHPAKTNTNVDSHAQSVAGIMISKDKALPGIAPAARLYASAAGTTRRDGQPEDCLSAQKIAAQNGGDVRAINFSFGESLQHDPRPISVLDGNALLTQCVDWSARVHDVLYVVAGNQGKGGIPIPTDNFNGMNVAYTMRLQGIYTKVDFANISDPAAGFVRRIVGQETNLGRRGSVSLVAPGSQVSLLAFDGRIIRGSGTSFAAPMVTATVALLQEWGDRQLRQHHPHSGDGRPTS, encoded by the coding sequence GTGGCAGGCTCACAGATCCTAAAAAAACTGGCCGGGTTGGGGGGCTTGATGGGGCTGGCTGGACTCCCCGCCCTGGCACTGACCGTCACGGATGCCATTTCCCCAAACGGCATTGATGCCCTGCGGCTCCACCAGGCTCCCTATAACCTGCTAGGGCGTAAGATTGCCATTGGTCAAGTGGAGGTGGGGCGACCCGGACAGTTTGGGGTCGATAAGGCGGTTTCACGCTACCGAGCGATCGCCATCACCCAGGTATTTTTTCGCAATCATCCTGCCAAAACGAATACCAACGTTGATTCCCACGCCCAGAGTGTAGCTGGGATCATGATTAGTAAGGACAAGGCGCTACCGGGAATTGCCCCCGCTGCCCGTTTGTATGCTTCCGCAGCGGGAACCACACGGCGAGACGGGCAACCGGAGGACTGTCTTTCGGCCCAGAAAATCGCCGCGCAAAATGGGGGGGATGTGCGAGCCATTAACTTTAGCTTTGGCGAGTCCTTGCAGCATGACCCCCGCCCGATCTCCGTGCTGGATGGTAATGCCTTACTGACTCAATGTGTGGATTGGTCCGCTCGAGTCCATGATGTCCTCTATGTTGTGGCTGGCAATCAGGGGAAAGGTGGTATTCCCATTCCCACCGATAACTTTAATGGCATGAATGTCGCCTACACGATGCGGCTTCAGGGCATTTATACCAAGGTTGATTTTGCCAATATTAGTGATCCGGCCGCAGGATTCGTCCGCCGAATTGTGGGACAAGAAACCAATCTGGGTCGCCGGGGATCGGTAAGTCTGGTGGCTCCAGGGAGTCAGGTCTCTCTTTTGGCCTTTGATGGTCGGATCATCCGGGGCAGTGGCACTAGCTTTGCTGCCCCCATGGTGACCGCAACGGTGGCGCTCCTCCAGGAATGGGGCGATCGCCAGCTGCGCCAGCACCACCCTCACTCGGGGGATGGACGCCCGACGTCATGA
- a CDS encoding primary-amine oxidase produces MTINCAAASTPDAPILHPLDPLTAAEIVAAVALIRQQPGLGSQVRFPIVTLHEPPKSVVRDFQLGDPMERQAFVVVLDNQMGATYEAIASLTQQRLLSWTLIPGVQPRIMPDEVVECEAVIKANPEFQAALHKRGIANLDLVMVDPWLPGNFGFAEEAGVRLARSLCWLRTSPTDNAYAHPIDGLVAIVDLNQMQVVQIEDRGKVPVPPTAGNYAPEFVPTYREDLKSLQIVQPEGPSFTVVGHQVCWQKWQFRLGFNPREGLVLYTLGYEDQGQLRPILYRASMAEMVVPYGDPRPQHFRKNAFDVGEIGLGSLTNSLKLGCDCLGEIHYFDAVVHTSRGEPVVIENAICLHEEDYGILWKHQDWRIDRTEVRRSRRLVLSFITSIDNYEYGFFWYFYQDGTIQYEVKLTGILLCAALDDTPQYGTLVAPELNALFHQHFFCMRLDMTIDGENNSVVEVNTEAVPLGPDNPYGNAFIAKETLLATESQAQRCIDPLAGRYWKIVNPTVLNRLGKPVSYKLQPGENILPFADPQAWILKRAGFMTRHLWVTPYHPQENYPAGDYPNQHPGGAGLPAWTEADRSLDNTDLVVWYNFGHHHIPRPEDWPVMPVAYIGFMLKPVGFFAANPALDVPASQQSSCH; encoded by the coding sequence ATGACCATCAATTGTGCTGCTGCATCAACTCCGGATGCCCCGATCCTGCACCCTCTAGATCCTTTAACGGCAGCAGAAATTGTCGCCGCTGTGGCGTTGATCCGGCAGCAACCAGGTTTGGGGTCGCAGGTGCGGTTTCCCATCGTCACCTTACACGAACCTCCCAAATCAGTGGTTCGGGACTTCCAACTGGGTGATCCGATGGAGCGGCAAGCCTTTGTGGTGGTTTTGGATAACCAGATGGGAGCTACCTACGAGGCGATCGCCTCATTGACGCAGCAGCGGCTCCTATCGTGGACGTTGATTCCGGGGGTACAGCCTCGGATCATGCCGGATGAGGTCGTTGAGTGCGAAGCGGTGATTAAGGCCAACCCGGAGTTCCAGGCTGCTCTACACAAACGCGGCATTGCCAATCTCGATCTGGTGATGGTAGACCCGTGGTTACCAGGGAATTTTGGGTTTGCGGAGGAAGCAGGGGTGCGACTGGCGAGATCGCTGTGTTGGTTGAGAACCAGTCCCACGGATAATGCCTATGCCCACCCGATCGATGGCTTAGTTGCGATTGTAGATTTAAATCAAATGCAGGTGGTACAGATTGAAGATCGGGGAAAGGTGCCCGTGCCCCCCACGGCGGGTAACTACGCACCGGAATTTGTGCCCACCTATCGGGAGGATCTCAAGTCTCTCCAGATTGTGCAGCCAGAGGGGCCTAGCTTTACGGTGGTAGGGCATCAGGTTTGCTGGCAGAAGTGGCAATTTCGCTTGGGCTTCAATCCCCGAGAAGGGTTAGTTCTGTATACCCTGGGCTATGAAGATCAGGGGCAGTTACGCCCGATTTTATATCGAGCTTCCATGGCGGAGATGGTAGTGCCCTACGGCGATCCTCGGCCACAACACTTTCGTAAAAATGCCTTTGATGTTGGTGAAATTGGCCTTGGTTCTTTGACCAATTCCCTCAAACTGGGTTGTGACTGCCTGGGGGAGATTCACTATTTTGATGCGGTGGTGCACACCAGTCGCGGAGAACCCGTGGTGATTGAGAATGCCATCTGTCTCCATGAGGAGGACTATGGCATTCTCTGGAAACATCAGGACTGGCGAATTGATCGGACAGAAGTGCGGCGATCGCGGCGCTTGGTATTGTCGTTTATTACCAGTATTGACAACTATGAGTACGGCTTTTTTTGGTACTTCTATCAGGATGGCACGATCCAATATGAGGTGAAACTAACGGGAATTCTCCTCTGTGCTGCCCTTGACGATACCCCCCAGTACGGAACTTTGGTGGCTCCGGAGTTAAACGCCCTCTTTCACCAGCATTTTTTCTGTATGCGGCTGGATATGACCATTGATGGTGAAAACAATTCCGTCGTCGAGGTGAATACCGAGGCTGTGCCCCTGGGGCCAGACAACCCCTATGGCAATGCATTTATTGCCAAGGAGACGCTGCTGGCAACGGAGTCCCAAGCCCAACGGTGCATTGATCCCCTGGCGGGACGGTACTGGAAAATAGTCAATCCTACGGTGCTGAATCGTTTGGGAAAACCTGTGAGTTACAAATTACAACCCGGTGAGAATATTCTCCCCTTTGCCGATCCCCAGGCTTGGATTCTCAAACGGGCTGGATTTATGACCCGGCATTTGTGGGTCACCCCCTACCATCCCCAGGAAAACTATCCAGCGGGGGATTACCCGAATCAACATCCCGGCGGTGCCGGACTCCCGGCTTGGACTGAGGCTGATCGCAGCCTTGACAATACTGATTTAGTCGTGTGGTACAACTTCGGGCACCATCACATTCCCCGTCCTGAAGATTGGCCGGTGATGCCTGTTGCCTATATTGGGTTCATGCTCAAGCCCGTGGGTTTCTTTGCGGCCAATCCAGCCCTGGATGTTCCGGCTTCTCAGCAGTCATCCTGTCATTAG
- a CDS encoding Rpn family recombination-promoting nuclease/putative transposase: MVPGAESDRASGVFLARYTIEPSSAISRLKTDSLFYRLFSTAPHLLFELLGDSPAVPYQFQSVEVKQTAFRLDGIFLPPAADPDLPIYFVEVQFQLDPDLYRRLFAEIFLFLAQNPRIRHWKAVVILARRSIEPKQKLAYVSLLESDQVERIYLNQLPPDSGLPGINLVRLVVASRRQAAKQARKLLTQVEQGEPWLPQGVLLELIETIMVYKFSESSREEIAKMLGLAESITQTRVYQEGKLEGRAEGKLEGKLEGRAEGKLEGKLEGRAEGKLEGKLEGRAEGKLEGERSLIVRLLTRRMGTLSPGVLTQLQGLSLEQVEALGEALLDFATPADLDNWLKSL, from the coding sequence ATGGTTCCCGGTGCAGAGAGCGATCGGGCTTCAGGGGTGTTCCTTGCTAGATATACAATTGAGCCATCTTCAGCCATCTCCCGATTGAAAACCGATTCTCTGTTTTATCGCTTATTCTCCACGGCTCCTCATTTGCTGTTTGAATTGCTGGGAGATTCTCCGGCGGTTCCCTATCAGTTCCAATCCGTGGAAGTTAAGCAAACCGCCTTCCGCCTGGATGGGATTTTTTTGCCCCCGGCTGCTGATCCAGATTTGCCAATCTATTTTGTAGAAGTCCAGTTTCAGCTTGATCCAGATCTTTATCGGCGTTTGTTTGCGGAAATTTTTCTATTTCTGGCTCAAAATCCCAGGATTCGTCATTGGAAAGCAGTGGTAATTTTGGCACGGCGATCCATTGAACCGAAGCAGAAGCTGGCCTATGTCTCACTATTAGAGAGCGATCAAGTGGAGCGCATCTACTTAAATCAACTCCCCCCAGACTCGGGATTACCCGGCATTAATTTAGTGAGGTTAGTGGTGGCGTCTCGCAGGCAGGCGGCGAAGCAAGCCCGTAAACTCCTGACGCAGGTTGAGCAAGGTGAGCCGTGGCTGCCGCAGGGAGTACTATTGGAGTTAATTGAGACGATAATGGTCTACAAGTTTTCTGAGTCTAGCCGGGAGGAAATCGCCAAGATGCTGGGGTTAGCAGAATCCATTACCCAAACCAGGGTTTATCAGGAAGGTAAGTTAGAAGGAAGAGCTGAAGGCAAGCTAGAAGGCAAGCTAGAAGGAAGAGCTGAGGGCAAGCTAGAAGGCAAGCTAGAAGGAAGAGCTGAGGGCAAGCTAGAAGGCAAGCTAGAAGGAAGAGCTGAGGGCAAGCTAGAAGGGGAGCGATCGCTGATTGTTCGTCTACTCACTCGCCGCATGGGCACCCTATCCCCTGGGGTACTGACTCAACTCCAAGGGTTATCCCTAGAGCAAGTGGAGGCGTTAGGCGAGGCTTTGTTAGATTTTGCCACCCCCGCCGATCTAGATAACTGGTTGAAATCTCTTTAA
- a CDS encoding FAD-dependent oxidoreductase — MTLGRGGGYSYVPTGAYGARQILATPIQSVLFFAGEATVTASNPATVHGAIESGIRAAQEILQR; from the coding sequence ATGACCCTTGGACGCGGGGGGGGTTATAGTTATGTCCCCACGGGGGCCTACGGAGCCCGACAAATTTTAGCCACACCCATCCAGTCCGTCCTGTTTTTTGCCGGAGAAGCCACGGTGACGGCGAGTAATCCTGCCACGGTGCATGGGGCGATCGAGAGTGGGATTCGAGCAGCTCAGGAGATCTTGCAACGTTAA
- a CDS encoding GNAT family N-acetyltransferase, which translates to MTLSPEQDTPVPSTTPISIREMTIDDIAPVYHLGESLFTSDLYPYLYRTWDEWEVIGLYNTDPEYCLVAEADGHQIAGFILGTVISKAPWVYGYIIWLGVATNFQRRGVADKLVDKIVERMIEEGARFLLVDTDPANIPAVKFFARKGFGNPRKHIFLSMNLGKHEYYGRLIAYERDKAERVRSRARHRP; encoded by the coding sequence ATGACTCTCTCCCCTGAGCAGGACACCCCCGTTCCTAGCACTACCCCGATCTCAATTCGGGAAATGACCATTGACGATATTGCACCGGTCTATCACCTGGGAGAGAGCCTGTTCACCAGCGACCTATACCCCTATCTCTACCGAACCTGGGATGAATGGGAAGTCATTGGTTTGTATAACACTGACCCAGAGTACTGTCTGGTGGCAGAAGCCGATGGTCATCAAATTGCGGGGTTTATTCTGGGCACTGTGATTAGCAAAGCCCCCTGGGTCTATGGCTACATCATTTGGCTCGGGGTCGCAACCAATTTCCAGCGGCGGGGGGTGGCGGATAAGCTCGTGGATAAAATTGTGGAGCGGATGATTGAAGAAGGAGCACGGTTTTTGTTGGTGGACACCGATCCGGCCAATATTCCCGCAGTCAAGTTCTTTGCCCGGAAAGGGTTTGGCAATCCCCGCAAGCATATTTTTCTCTCGATGAACCTCGGTAAACATGAGTACTATGGGAGGCTGATTGCCTATGAACGGGACAAGGCGGAACGAGTTCGGAGCCGTGCCCGCCATCGCCCCTAG
- a CDS encoding glycosyltransferase, with the protein MTLSLCMIVKDEAQNLPHCLASVRAVVDEMVVLDTGSRDGTPEIAQAQGARVYDFAWGDDFAAARNAALKYVQGDWVLVLDADEVLLPEIIPALKKVIQHPHYLLVNLLRQEVGAGQSPYSLVPRLFRHHPAVHFSRPYHESVEESIAQMRQREPQWQLRYLPQVSILHSGYQPTAIAARNKLNRGRSIMEAYLATHPGDAYLCSKLGALYVQSGALKRGITLLKQGLEAAPTEAATIYELHYHLGIAYTQYPHPEQATAHYQAALQQGIPAHLKLGAYNNWGSLLKDQGDLTAAQTAFEAALEIDPGFAIGHNNLGLTLKALGNLPAAIAHYQEAIRLKPDYAEAHQNLAVILLKLGQVADSLAAFRQAIALHQQQGSPEAERLRQGITSMGLPL; encoded by the coding sequence ATGACCCTAAGCCTCTGCATGATTGTCAAGGATGAAGCCCAGAACCTGCCCCATTGTCTGGCGAGTGTGCGGGCAGTGGTGGATGAGATGGTGGTACTGGACACCGGTTCTAGGGATGGGACACCGGAGATTGCCCAAGCACAGGGTGCCAGGGTTTATGACTTTGCGTGGGGTGATGATTTTGCTGCCGCCCGCAATGCGGCACTGAAGTATGTCCAGGGTGATTGGGTGTTGGTGCTGGATGCGGATGAAGTCCTGTTACCCGAAATCATTCCTGCCCTCAAAAAAGTGATTCAGCATCCCCACTATTTGTTGGTGAATTTACTGCGTCAAGAGGTGGGGGCGGGGCAGTCTCCCTACTCACTGGTTCCCCGATTGTTTCGCCATCATCCAGCGGTGCATTTTTCCCGCCCCTATCACGAAAGTGTAGAAGAAAGCATTGCCCAAATGCGGCAGCGGGAACCCCAGTGGCAACTGCGCTATTTGCCTCAGGTGTCAATTCTGCATTCTGGGTATCAACCGACGGCGATCGCCGCTCGGAATAAGTTGAACCGTGGGCGCTCGATCATGGAAGCCTATTTAGCAACCCATCCGGGGGATGCCTACCTCTGTAGCAAGCTCGGGGCACTCTACGTCCAGAGTGGTGCCTTAAAGCGGGGGATCACCCTCTTGAAGCAGGGATTGGAGGCAGCTCCCACGGAGGCAGCTACGATCTACGAATTGCACTACCACTTGGGAATTGCCTACACCCAGTACCCGCATCCAGAGCAAGCCACCGCTCACTATCAGGCAGCTCTCCAGCAGGGTATTCCCGCCCATCTGAAGCTGGGAGCCTACAATAACTGGGGGAGCCTGTTGAAGGATCAGGGCGATCTAACAGCTGCTCAAACCGCATTTGAAGCCGCCCTGGAGATTGACCCTGGGTTTGCCATCGGCCACAACAATCTGGGGCTGACCCTGAAGGCTCTGGGAAATCTACCCGCGGCGATCGCCCACTATCAGGAAGCCATTCGCCTCAAGCCCGACTATGCCGAGGCTCACCAAAATCTAGCCGTGATTCTGTTGAAGTTAGGCCAGGTTGCAGACAGCTTGGCTGCGTTTCGTCAGGCGATCGCATTACATCAACAACAGGGGTCGCCAGAGGCCGAACGGTTACGCCAGGGGATCACATCCATGGGGCTACCCTTGTAA
- the cbiD gene encoding cobalt-precorrin-5B (C(1))-methyltransferase CbiD, whose amino-acid sequence MWALVQWQAEETGDLLQIRGGEGIGTVETEGGRAAIYAYAQRLLRENLSGILPPDRGITVTLILPEGRSLAMRTANAAFGVVEGLSLLGTTGISQPLSAPAQLADFRSELQQKAGQYKTLVFCVGENGLDLALQLGIEADLRLKTANWLGPLLVEAGLQKVEAILLFGYHGKLLKLAGNIFHTHHHVADARLEILTAHCANLGLPPRELQTIFASATAEDALNHLRELDVHTNRSWVSRVYGAIADRIDQRSQAYIYTHSEQSVAIGCLLFDRRRQVIVTSERGSVLLRQMTRS is encoded by the coding sequence GTGTGGGCCTTGGTGCAGTGGCAAGCTGAGGAGACGGGAGACCTGCTGCAAATCCGGGGGGGAGAGGGAATCGGAACCGTGGAGACAGAGGGGGGGAGAGCCGCCATTTATGCCTATGCCCAAAGACTGCTGCGAGAGAATTTGAGCGGCATCCTGCCACCCGATCGCGGGATCACCGTCACCCTGATTCTGCCAGAGGGGCGATCGCTGGCGATGCGGACAGCCAATGCCGCCTTCGGCGTTGTCGAGGGGCTTTCACTGCTGGGCACCACGGGCATTTCCCAACCCCTGAGTGCGCCCGCGCAATTGGCTGACTTTCGGTCTGAACTCCAGCAAAAAGCAGGCCAATATAAAACGCTGGTCTTCTGCGTCGGTGAGAATGGTTTAGATCTCGCGCTCCAGCTGGGGATAGAGGCCGATCTCCGCCTCAAAACTGCCAACTGGCTGGGGCCATTGTTGGTGGAAGCCGGGTTGCAAAAAGTGGAGGCGATCTTGCTCTTTGGCTACCATGGCAAATTATTGAAACTTGCTGGTAACATCTTTCATACCCATCACCATGTGGCCGATGCCCGTCTCGAAATCCTTACCGCTCACTGTGCCAACCTGGGATTGCCCCCCAGGGAACTCCAGACGATTTTTGCCAGCGCGACCGCGGAAGATGCTCTCAACCATTTACGGGAACTGGATGTCCACACCAATCGTTCCTGGGTAAGCCGGGTCTATGGGGCGATCGCAGATCGCATTGATCAACGGTCTCAAGCCTATATCTACACCCACAGTGAACAGTCCGTCGCCATCGGTTGCCTACTGTTCGATCGTCGCCGTCAGGTGATTGTCACCAGTGAAAGGGGATCGGTGCTGCTCCGGCAGATGACCAGATCCTAG
- a CDS encoding cobalt-precorrin-5B (C(1))-methyltransferase, with the protein MSASSELSPAGAGYTLPVFACAAAIAALKYLLQPQSLREVTVNLVEPAVSVEIPIEQVAGLPDGSVLAITRSEPGANLDLTRHTPRVGLGAVAS; encoded by the coding sequence GTGTCAGCTTCTAGTGAATTATCCCCAGCGGGTGCGGGTTACACCCTGCCAGTTTTTGCCTGTGCCGCCGCGATCGCAGCTTTAAAGTATTTACTCCAGCCCCAGTCCCTGCGTGAGGTGACCGTTAACCTGGTGGAACCAGCCGTAAGCGTTGAGATTCCCATTGAGCAGGTTGCTGGCTTACCCGATGGCTCGGTGCTGGCCATCACCCGCAGTGAACCCGGAGCCAACCTCGATCTCACCCGCCACACCCCCCGTGTGGGCCTTGGTGCAGTGGCAAGCTGA